One window from the genome of Spiractinospora alimapuensis encodes:
- a CDS encoding DUF742 domain-containing protein, with amino-acid sequence MRPPQPSQDTSPLVRPYTVTGGRTRPVQPGLDMISTVVATRTPRDLPGLQPEQVAIINLCQRAISVAEVAAHLDLPLSVVKVLIGDLVAEGAILARAPVPVADLPEMNVLQAVLDGIRRI; translated from the coding sequence ATGAGACCCCCGCAACCGAGCCAGGACACCAGCCCCCTGGTTCGGCCCTACACCGTGACCGGCGGACGAACCCGTCCCGTCCAGCCCGGTCTCGACATGATCAGCACCGTTGTCGCGACCCGAACACCGCGTGACCTGCCGGGTCTCCAGCCCGAACAGGTCGCGATCATCAACCTCTGCCAGCGCGCCATCTCCGTGGCCGAGGTGGCGGCACATCTTGACCTTCCACTCAGTGTGGTCAAGGTCCTGATCGGTGATCTCGTGGCGGAGGGAGCGATACTCGCCCGTGCCCCCGTGCCCGTGGCAGACCTACCGGAGATGAACGTTCTGCAGGCGGTACTTGATGGAATCCGCAGGATCTGA